From the Micromonospora echinospora genome, the window CCGCACGCCCGTACCGCGATCCGGATCTGGCCGGGGGCTGGATCGGGCCTCGGGACGTCGCGCAGCACGATGACCTCGGGGGTTCCAAATCGGTCGAACTGCAGAGCCCTCATGCGGTGACGCCGATCTCGCCGATCGTCGGTGGCCACCAGGGGCCGCTTCGTCTTGTCGATCATGTCGAAACCGTATGGGGCTGACTCTGACTCAATCGATGCTCTCGTGGGTCAACTACTTAACCTTGTGCGTCATGGACGTGGTGAGTGATGTGCTGAGGGTGACCGGGGTACGTGGCACGCTCGGGGCGCGTGTCGAGGCTGGCGGACGGTGGGCCGTCGCAGGAGAGGAGGGCTCGGCGGCGGGTCTGCACGCCATCACGGCGGGCGAGGCTTGGCTGACCCCTGCGGAGCACCCGCCGCTGCGGCTCCGCGCCGGCGATGTCGTTCTGCTCGCGGCAGGAGTCCGCTACGTGCTGGGTGACGCGCCCGGCTCGCCGGTGACGGCATGTGATCCGGCCGAGCTGACCCGGTCCCGGCGGACCGGGCAGCCGGTCCGGTTCGGGACCGAGGCCCCGGACACCAGGATCATCACCATCGCCTACGACTGCGACCCCACCGTACGGACCCAGCTTCTGTTCGCTTTGCCCGAGCTGATGCATGTCCGCGGCGGCACCGGCGCGGACGGCCTCGACGGCACCGTGCGTATGCTCCACGACGAACTCGCCCACCCGCAGCTCGCCACCACCGCGGTGCTCGCCTCCCTTGTCGACATCGTCCTGATCCAGGTGCTGCGCGCCTGGCTGCCCACCCGCGCCGGCGAACGCCGTGGCACCTGGCTGGGCATGATGGGTGACCCGGTGGTCCATCGCGCGTTGCAGCACCTGCATGCCGATCCTGCCCGCCGATGGACCACCGAAGCCCTCGCTGCCGCGGTCGCCGTCTCCCGGTCGACCCTTACCCGCCGCTTTCCCGCAGCTGTCGGCCAGGGGCCCGCGACCTATCTCACCCAATGGCGACTGGACCTCGCAGCGCGTCGGCTGACCACAACCGATCAGTCCGTCGAATCTATCGCTGCCGCCGTCGGCTACCACTCCGTGCCGGCGTTCAGCCGTGCCTTCGCCCGTTCTCACGGTGCCGCGCCGGGCCGTTACCGAACGATGCGCCGCCGCTACGACAACGTCTCATGAAACAGTCGCCTTGAGTACCCTACGGCGCCGCGTCATCGTCGGCCGTCACCGCGCGAGCATCATCGCCCGCTACGGCGGGTAGGCCACACAGCACTCGAAGTTCCGGGTGCATGGTTGGTACCGTGATGCAGGACTCGCGTCAACGTACCTCACGAGAGGGCAGCCATGGCCCGGACCGTCCCCGCGAACGCATCATCCCCCGGTGTGTCCGGGGCCGGTCACGACGGGCGCGCCGTAGAACTGCTGGGGACCCCGTCCGGCTCGGAGTCGCTGCTGGAACGTGCCTTCACTGAGGCGCTCGAACACGCCGACGACAACGACGATGTCACCATGCGGGTTCTCGACGCCGCCTACGAGCAGTTCTGCCGCATGGGCGTCCGGCGGTCCACCATGGAGGACGTGGCCCGGCGGGCCGGCGTCTCCCGGATCACGGCGTACCGCCGGTTCGCCACCAAGGACCGGCTGGTCGAGCAGGTGGTGCGCCGGGAGTTCCGCCGGTACTTCGACCAGTTTCTCATCGACATCCAGCAGGCCGCGACCGTCGGTGACCGGGTGGTGCTGGGCTTCGTCAGCGCCCTGCAGGCCATCCGCCGTAACCCGCTGATCGGGGGCCTGATGACCGCCGAACCGGACGTGATCATCCCCTCGATGATCAGCGACGGCGGACGGACGTTGGCCACGGTGCAACGGTTCGTCGCCGGCCAACTCCGCCGCGAACAACACGCCGGCAACATCTCCGAGACGGTGGACGTCGAGGTGGTGGCCGAACTGATGACGCGGCTGTCCTGCTCCTTCCTGCTCACTCCCAGCCACGTCGTCGATCTCGACGACACCGAACAGCTGCGCGCCGTGGCCCGGCGGTTCCTCGTGCCCATGCTGGAGTACGGTTCACAGGCCCAGTGACCGGCCGATCACCTCTTTCATGATCTCCGTGGTGCCGCCGTAGATCGTCTGGACGCGGGCGTCCAGATACGCCTTGGCCACCGGGTACTCGCGCATGTAGCCGTAGCCGCCGTGCAACTGCAGGCAACGGTCGACGGTGCGGTGCTGCAGCTCGGTGCACCACCATTTCGCCATCGCCGCCGTCTCCGCCGTGAGGGCGGGCTCGACCAGGCACTGGTCGACGAAGACACGGCCGAGGCGCAGTTCGGTGGCGAGTTCGGCCAGCACGAACCGGTTGTGCTGAAACGTGCCGATGGGTCGGCCGAAGGCCTGGCGCTGCTTGCAGTAGTCCAGGGTCTGCTCGAA encodes:
- a CDS encoding AraC family transcriptional regulator, with protein sequence MGLTLTQSMLSWVNYLTLCVMDVVSDVLRVTGVRGTLGARVEAGGRWAVAGEEGSAAGLHAITAGEAWLTPAEHPPLRLRAGDVVLLAAGVRYVLGDAPGSPVTACDPAELTRSRRTGQPVRFGTEAPDTRIITIAYDCDPTVRTQLLFALPELMHVRGGTGADGLDGTVRMLHDELAHPQLATTAVLASLVDIVLIQVLRAWLPTRAGERRGTWLGMMGDPVVHRALQHLHADPARRWTTEALAAAVAVSRSTLTRRFPAAVGQGPATYLTQWRLDLAARRLTTTDQSVESIAAAVGYHSVPAFSRAFARSHGAAPGRYRTMRRRYDNVS
- a CDS encoding TetR/AcrR family transcriptional regulator produces the protein MSGAGHDGRAVELLGTPSGSESLLERAFTEALEHADDNDDVTMRVLDAAYEQFCRMGVRRSTMEDVARRAGVSRITAYRRFATKDRLVEQVVRREFRRYFDQFLIDIQQAATVGDRVVLGFVSALQAIRRNPLIGGLMTAEPDVIIPSMISDGGRTLATVQRFVAGQLRREQHAGNISETVDVEVVAELMTRLSCSFLLTPSHVVDLDDTEQLRAVARRFLVPMLEYGSQAQ